One stretch of Mycolicibacterium fallax DNA includes these proteins:
- the ilvN gene encoding acetolactate synthase small subunit has protein sequence MTTTHTLSVLVEDKPGVLARVAALFSRRGYNIESLAVGPTESKSMSRMTIVVSVEDFPLEQITKQLNKLINVIKIVEQDQENSVSRELALIKVRADAGSRSQVIEAVNLFRAKVVDVSTESLTIEATGTQDKIEALLRVLEPYGIREIVQSGTVSLARGPRGIGTTKS, from the coding sequence ATGACCACCACGCACACGCTGTCCGTCCTGGTGGAGGACAAGCCCGGCGTCCTGGCACGAGTGGCCGCGCTGTTCTCCCGGCGCGGCTACAACATTGAGTCGCTGGCGGTGGGACCCACCGAGTCCAAGAGCATGTCCCGGATGACGATCGTGGTCTCGGTGGAGGATTTCCCGCTGGAGCAGATCACCAAGCAGCTCAACAAGCTGATCAACGTGATCAAGATCGTCGAGCAGGACCAGGAAAACTCGGTGTCGCGCGAGCTGGCGCTGATCAAGGTCCGGGCCGACGCCGGCAGTCGCAGCCAGGTGATCGAGGCGGTCAACCTGTTCCGCGCCAAGGTCGTCGACGTCTCCACCGAGTCGCTGACCATCGAGGCCACCGGAACCCAGGACAAGATCGAGGCCCTGCTCCGGGTGCTGGAGCCCTATGGCATCCGTGAGATCGTGCAGTCCGGCACCGTGTCGCTGGCCCGCGGCCCCCGCGGCATCGGCACCACGAAATCCTGA